The Mycolicibacterium mageritense genome contains a region encoding:
- a CDS encoding IclR family transcriptional regulator, whose translation MAREGAASGGVQSVERAFDLLEVMASAGGSIGLSQLSEASGLPVPTIYRLVRTLVNRGYVRQLPSRQYSLGPRMIRLGESATRLLGAWSRPHLTEVVKTTGETANMALLDDTMAVYVYQVPSEHSMRMFTEVGRRVYTHCTGVGKALLMQLPDEAVRQIVARAGMPAQTAFTLTDPDALIADLELSRHRGYALDEGEQEIGVRCFAVPVPDAPIPTAISVSGPAARVTIDSADHIVPFLLRVAKDLGAQFGDPPQ comes from the coding sequence ATGGCACGGGAAGGAGCGGCATCCGGAGGCGTGCAGTCGGTCGAGCGCGCGTTCGACCTGCTGGAGGTCATGGCCTCGGCCGGGGGTTCGATCGGCCTCAGTCAATTGTCCGAGGCGTCGGGCCTTCCGGTTCCGACCATCTACCGGTTGGTGCGCACGCTCGTCAACCGCGGGTACGTGCGGCAGCTGCCGTCGCGGCAGTATTCCTTGGGGCCCAGGATGATTCGGCTCGGCGAGAGCGCCACGCGACTGCTCGGTGCCTGGTCGCGCCCGCACCTGACCGAAGTGGTCAAGACCACCGGCGAGACGGCGAACATGGCGTTGCTCGACGACACCATGGCCGTGTACGTGTACCAGGTGCCATCTGAGCACTCGATGCGCATGTTCACCGAGGTGGGTCGGCGCGTCTACACGCACTGCACCGGTGTCGGCAAGGCGCTGCTCATGCAGTTGCCGGACGAGGCTGTCCGACAGATCGTCGCGCGTGCGGGCATGCCGGCGCAGACCGCCTTCACGTTGACCGATCCGGACGCCTTGATCGCCGATCTCGAACTCAGCAGACATCGTGGATACGCGCTCGACGAAGGCGAGCAGGAGATCGGCGTGCGCTGCTTTGCGGTTCCGGTTCCCGACGCACCGATCCCGACGGCGATTTCGGTCTCGGGTCCGGCCGCGCGGGTCACCATCGACTCGGCAGACCACATCGTGCCGTTCCTGCTGCGGGTCGCGAAGGATCTCGGCGCGCAGTTCGGGGATCCACCCCAGTAG
- a CDS encoding aspartate/glutamate racemase family protein, giving the protein MRILVVNVNTTESMTESIGRQAAAAASPGTEIVPLTPLFGADSVEGNYESYLAAIAVMETVRSYSEPFDAVVQAGYGEHGREGLQELLEVPVVDITEAAASTAMFLGHKYSVVTTLDRAVPMIEDRLKLAGLDARCASVRASGLAVLELEEDPDRAVEAIVEQAEHAVTQDKAEVIVLGCGGMAGLDTEIRKRTGVPVVDGVAAAVTIAESLVRLGLSTSKVRTYAAPRPKIFKDWPPR; this is encoded by the coding sequence ATGCGCATCCTTGTCGTGAACGTCAACACCACCGAATCGATGACAGAGTCCATCGGGCGTCAGGCGGCGGCCGCGGCCTCCCCCGGCACCGAAATCGTCCCGCTGACACCGCTGTTCGGCGCGGATTCGGTGGAGGGCAACTACGAGAGTTACCTTGCCGCGATCGCCGTCATGGAGACCGTCCGGTCCTACTCCGAACCCTTCGACGCAGTGGTGCAGGCGGGTTACGGTGAACACGGCCGCGAAGGACTCCAGGAACTCCTTGAGGTTCCCGTGGTCGACATCACCGAGGCGGCCGCGAGCACCGCGATGTTCCTCGGCCACAAGTACTCCGTGGTGACGACGTTGGACCGGGCTGTCCCGATGATCGAGGACCGGCTGAAACTGGCCGGCCTCGACGCTCGGTGCGCATCGGTGCGGGCGAGTGGGCTCGCGGTGCTGGAACTCGAGGAGGATCCCGACCGTGCTGTCGAGGCGATCGTCGAACAGGCCGAACACGCCGTCACGCAGGACAAGGCGGAGGTCATCGTGCTGGGCTGCGGCGGCATGGCAGGGCTCGACACGGAGATCCGCAAGCGGACCGGTGTCCCCGTGGTCGATGGCGTCGCCGCCGCGGTGACCATCGCGGAATCCCTGGTCCGGCTCGGGCTCAGCACGTCGAAGGTCCGGACCTATGCGGCACCGCGGCCCAAGATCTTCAAGGACTGGCCGCCGCGCTGA
- a CDS encoding NCS1 family nucleobase:cation symporter-1, translating into MPMPDQLDADPAAGDGAVSPRTGHHGHREHHDPILHHPPASALDTPGLPDISERLYNQDLAPTKAAGRRWSGYNIFTLWANDVHSLGNYGFALGLFALGLGGWQILLALGVGAVLLFGLLTFSGFMGHKTGVPFPVMCRISFGVRGAQIPGAIRGGVAIVWFGIQTYLASLVLRVLLIALVPGLDRWDHNSILGLSTLGWVTFGVLWIVQTYIVQHGLDMIRKYEAVAGPIILATMALLAVWIFIKAGGAIAWSNDAPLTGGAMWREIFAGGALWVSIYATFVLNFCDFTRASKTRKSIVAGNFWGIPINMLFFGVFVIVMAGAQFKIDGVVIESPADIVHAIPNTFLLIAASLALLVLTIAVNLMANFVAPIYALTNLFPRKLNFARAGVVSAVIGLVILPWNLYNSPAVIVYFLGGLGALLGPLFGVIIADYWLLRRTKVNVPALYTEDPDGIYFYRNGFNPRAIAAFVPAAVISLVIAFTPALHAVAPFSWFFGAGIGAVMYLLVADRTQTFEDVSGEPIAVPSVH; encoded by the coding sequence ATGCCGATGCCAGACCAATTAGATGCAGACCCTGCTGCCGGCGACGGCGCGGTTTCGCCGCGTACCGGACACCACGGGCATCGTGAGCATCACGACCCGATCCTGCATCACCCGCCTGCGTCGGCCCTCGACACGCCGGGCCTGCCCGACATCAGTGAGCGCCTGTACAACCAGGATCTCGCACCGACCAAGGCGGCCGGACGGCGCTGGAGCGGCTACAACATCTTCACGTTGTGGGCCAACGACGTACACAGCTTGGGCAATTACGGGTTTGCGCTCGGTTTGTTCGCGCTGGGGCTCGGAGGCTGGCAGATCCTGCTGGCGCTCGGAGTCGGTGCGGTCCTGCTGTTCGGGCTGCTGACGTTCTCCGGTTTCATGGGCCACAAGACGGGCGTCCCGTTCCCCGTGATGTGCCGGATCTCGTTCGGCGTCCGAGGCGCTCAGATCCCGGGAGCGATTCGCGGCGGGGTCGCCATCGTCTGGTTCGGGATCCAGACCTACCTGGCGTCGCTGGTGCTACGCGTGTTGCTGATCGCCCTGGTTCCTGGACTGGACCGGTGGGACCACAATTCGATCCTGGGTCTGTCAACGCTCGGTTGGGTGACGTTCGGCGTGCTGTGGATCGTCCAGACCTACATCGTCCAGCACGGGCTGGACATGATCCGGAAGTATGAGGCCGTCGCGGGACCGATCATCCTGGCCACCATGGCGCTGCTGGCGGTATGGATCTTCATCAAGGCCGGCGGCGCGATCGCCTGGTCGAACGACGCGCCGCTCACCGGTGGTGCCATGTGGCGGGAGATCTTCGCCGGCGGCGCGCTGTGGGTGTCCATCTACGCCACGTTCGTGCTGAACTTCTGCGACTTCACGCGGGCCTCCAAGACCCGCAAATCGATTGTCGCGGGCAACTTCTGGGGAATTCCCATCAACATGCTGTTCTTCGGGGTGTTCGTCATCGTGATGGCAGGCGCGCAGTTCAAGATCGACGGCGTCGTCATCGAAAGCCCGGCCGACATCGTCCACGCGATCCCCAACACGTTCCTCCTGATCGCCGCATCGCTGGCCCTGCTGGTGCTCACGATCGCGGTGAACCTGATGGCAAACTTCGTGGCACCGATCTACGCGCTGACCAACCTGTTCCCCCGCAAGCTGAACTTCGCCCGCGCCGGCGTGGTCAGTGCGGTCATCGGGCTGGTCATCCTGCCCTGGAATCTCTACAACAGCCCCGCCGTGATCGTCTACTTCCTCGGCGGTCTCGGTGCGTTGCTCGGCCCGTTGTTCGGCGTCATCATCGCCGACTACTGGCTGCTGCGCCGCACCAAGGTCAACGTGCCGGCGCTCTACACCGAGGATCCCGACGGAATCTACTTCTACCGCAACGGATTCAACCCACGTGCGATCGCCGCGTTCGTCCCCGCGGCCGTGATCTCGCTGGTGATCGCGTTCACCCCCGCCCTGCATGCCGTCGCCCCGTTCTCATGGTTCTTCGGCGCAGGCATCGGCGCGGTCATGTATCTCCTCGTGGCGGATCGGACCCAAACGTTCGAGGATGTCTCAGGTGAGCCGATCGCCGTTCCCAGCGTGCACTGA
- a CDS encoding allophanate hydrolase-related protein, with amino-acid sequence MAELFCNGGAMRGGNLHHNVSAHRFLGAVRTAPIYRFFSVRDEFPALLLTEVGGASVEGELYDVPLERIRTDFLPEEPPELELTVVALDDGRSVLAVGLRPGLLESNADEFTEITEHGGWRQYRGLPDPDRAPAS; translated from the coding sequence GTGGCCGAGTTGTTCTGCAACGGGGGAGCGATGCGAGGGGGCAACCTGCACCACAACGTGTCAGCACACCGGTTCCTCGGTGCTGTCCGCACCGCCCCGATTTACCGGTTCTTCTCGGTGCGCGACGAGTTCCCAGCCCTGCTGCTGACCGAGGTCGGCGGCGCGTCGGTCGAAGGCGAGCTGTACGACGTCCCGCTCGAACGAATCCGAACGGACTTCCTGCCGGAAGAACCCCCGGAGCTGGAACTGACCGTGGTCGCACTCGACGACGGCCGGTCGGTCCTCGCGGTCGGGCTGCGTCCCGGTCTGCTCGAAAGCAACGCTGACGAATTCACCGAGATCACCGAGCATGGCGGGTGGCGGCAATATCGCGGTCTGCCCGATCCCGACCGGGCCCCCGCGTCCTGA
- a CDS encoding hydroxypyruvate isomerase family protein — translation METSAYTVNCSILLTDLPLLERPQAARDAGFDAVEFWWPFDTSTPRDTDVDAFASSIENAGVQLTGLNFAAGDMPAGDRGLLSDPRQVSAFRDSVDVAIGIAERLGTKAFNALYGNRIDGIDPQAQDDVAAENLAHAGKAAGRIGAVVLVEPVSGAPLYPLKLAADAVAVIDRIHADHGVDSLRLLADLYHLAVNGDDVGAAIDAYAPRIGHVQIADAPGRGEPGTGTLDIAGYLRQLAGHGYRGYVGLEYKSTRPDTFDWLPRPQRASRAGI, via the coding sequence ATGGAAACCTCTGCCTACACCGTCAACTGCTCGATCCTGCTGACCGACCTGCCGCTGCTGGAGCGGCCTCAGGCGGCCCGCGACGCCGGGTTCGACGCCGTCGAATTCTGGTGGCCTTTCGACACTTCCACGCCTCGCGACACCGACGTCGACGCGTTCGCCTCGTCGATCGAGAACGCAGGCGTACAGCTGACCGGGCTCAATTTCGCCGCAGGAGACATGCCGGCAGGCGATCGCGGCCTGCTGTCCGACCCGCGCCAGGTCTCCGCGTTCCGCGACAGCGTCGACGTGGCCATCGGTATCGCAGAACGGTTGGGCACCAAGGCGTTCAACGCCCTCTACGGCAATCGGATCGACGGCATCGATCCGCAGGCCCAGGATGACGTCGCGGCAGAGAACCTCGCGCACGCAGGCAAGGCCGCCGGCCGAATCGGCGCCGTGGTGCTCGTCGAGCCGGTCAGCGGAGCACCGTTGTACCCACTCAAACTCGCGGCCGACGCCGTCGCGGTGATCGACCGGATTCACGCCGATCACGGTGTCGATTCGCTGCGGCTGCTCGCCGACCTGTACCACCTCGCGGTCAACGGCGACGATGTCGGAGCTGCCATCGACGCCTACGCGCCACGCATCGGACACGTGCAGATCGCGGACGCCCCGGGTCGGGGCGAACCCGGCACGGGAACGCTCGACATCGCCGGATACCTCCGGCAACTCGCCGGGCACGGCTATCGGGGGTACGTCGGGCTCGAATACAAGTCCACGCGCCCGGACACCTTCGACTGGCTGCCCCGCCCGCAGCGTGCGTCGCGCGCAGGCATCTGA
- a CDS encoding 2-hydroxy-3-oxopropionate reductase, with protein MSTIAFIGLGIMGSPMAVHLAKAGHHVVGYNRSPEKAAALVEAGGTAADSIAKAVAGADVVAVMVPDSPDVQDVLAGENGVFEHAPAGALIIDFSSIRPDVTAELAAQAAERGFRLIDAPVSGGEAGAINAALSIMVGGSAEDFAAAKPILDVVGKTVVHVGPSGSGQTVKAANQLIVAGNIELLAEAIIFLEAYGVDTKAAVEVLGGGLAGSAVLNQKAQKMLDRSFDPGFRIELHHKDLGIVTAAAREAGVVTPLGAVVAQLMASARANGDGGLDHSALFRGVERLSGRKPE; from the coding sequence ATGAGCACCATCGCATTCATCGGACTCGGAATCATGGGCAGCCCCATGGCCGTTCACCTCGCCAAGGCAGGCCACCACGTGGTCGGCTACAACCGTTCCCCGGAGAAGGCCGCCGCCCTGGTGGAAGCGGGCGGCACCGCCGCGGACTCCATCGCCAAAGCCGTTGCAGGCGCTGACGTCGTCGCGGTGATGGTGCCCGATTCGCCGGACGTGCAGGACGTGCTCGCCGGTGAGAACGGCGTATTCGAGCACGCCCCGGCCGGCGCGCTGATCATCGACTTCTCCAGCATCCGCCCGGACGTCACCGCCGAACTCGCGGCCCAGGCTGCCGAGCGGGGATTCCGCTTGATCGACGCCCCGGTCTCCGGAGGCGAGGCCGGCGCCATCAATGCGGCGCTGTCGATCATGGTCGGCGGCTCCGCGGAGGACTTCGCGGCGGCCAAACCGATTCTGGACGTCGTCGGGAAGACCGTCGTCCATGTCGGCCCGAGTGGCTCAGGGCAGACCGTGAAGGCCGCCAATCAGCTCATCGTCGCGGGAAACATTGAGCTGCTCGCCGAGGCGATCATCTTCCTCGAGGCTTACGGCGTGGACACCAAAGCGGCCGTGGAGGTGCTCGGCGGCGGCCTCGCCGGATCGGCCGTGCTCAACCAGAAGGCACAGAAAATGCTGGATCGGTCCTTCGATCCCGGCTTCCGAATCGAACTGCACCACAAGGATCTCGGCATCGTGACCGCGGCAGCCCGCGAGGCGGGCGTCGTGACCCCGCTGGGTGCCGTCGTCGCCCAGCTCATGGCCTCGGCTCGCGCGAACGGCGATGGCGGACTGGACCATTCGGCCCTGTTCCGCGGCGTCGAGCGACTGTCCGGCCGCAAACCAGAGTGA
- the gcl gene encoding glyoxylate carboligase: MPRMRAVDAAVKILELEGATQAFGLPGAAINPFYSAMRAHGGIRHVLARHVEGASHMAEGYTRAKAGNIGVCIGTSGPAGTDMITGLYSAMADSIPILAITGQAPVARLHKEDFQAVDIAAIAAPVTKMAMTVLEPAQVPGAFAKAFHLMRSGRPGPVLIDLPIDVQLAEIDFDPDTYEPLPVHKPAATRAQAEKALDMLAAAQRPLIVAGGGIINADAADLLVELAELLDVPVVPTLMGWGVIPDDHPLAAGMVGLQTAHRYGNATMLASDFVLGIGNRWANRHTGGLDTYCKGRKFVHVDIEPTQIGRVFAPDYGIVSDAKAALEQFVAIARERKARGALPDRSAWVGDCQNRKRTMQRKTHFDETPVKPQRVYEEMNRVFGRDTRYVSTIGLSQIAGGQFLHVYKPRNWINCGQAGPLGWTIPATLGVVTADPEATVVALSGDYDFQFMIEELAVGAQFNLPYIHVVVNNSYLGLIRQAQRAFDMDYCVQLGFDNINSEETSQHDTLPAMPKGYGVDHVKVAEGLGCKAIRVTEPGEIAGALERAEILAGEHKVPVVVEVFLERVTNIAMGTEIDNVAEFEELAETAEHAPTALLLLD; the protein is encoded by the coding sequence ATGCCCCGTATGCGTGCCGTGGATGCGGCAGTGAAGATCCTGGAGCTCGAAGGTGCCACGCAGGCCTTCGGCCTCCCCGGAGCGGCGATCAACCCGTTCTACTCCGCGATGCGTGCCCACGGCGGCATCAGGCACGTGCTGGCCCGCCACGTCGAGGGCGCCTCGCACATGGCCGAGGGCTACACCCGGGCCAAGGCCGGCAACATCGGCGTGTGCATCGGCACCTCCGGACCGGCGGGCACCGACATGATCACCGGACTGTATTCGGCGATGGCGGACTCGATCCCGATCCTGGCGATCACCGGTCAAGCGCCCGTCGCGCGGCTGCACAAGGAAGATTTCCAGGCCGTCGACATCGCGGCCATCGCGGCTCCGGTCACCAAGATGGCGATGACGGTTCTCGAACCCGCGCAGGTTCCCGGCGCGTTCGCCAAGGCGTTCCACCTCATGCGGTCGGGCCGGCCCGGGCCGGTGCTGATCGACCTGCCCATCGACGTCCAGTTGGCCGAGATCGATTTCGATCCTGACACCTATGAGCCGCTCCCGGTGCACAAGCCCGCCGCGACGCGGGCACAAGCCGAGAAGGCCCTCGACATGCTCGCCGCGGCGCAGCGCCCGCTCATCGTCGCGGGCGGCGGCATCATCAACGCCGACGCCGCGGATCTCCTGGTCGAACTGGCCGAGCTGCTCGATGTGCCGGTGGTGCCGACCCTGATGGGCTGGGGTGTGATTCCCGACGATCACCCGCTGGCTGCCGGCATGGTGGGGCTGCAGACCGCACACCGATACGGCAACGCGACGATGCTCGCCTCGGACTTCGTCCTCGGCATCGGGAACCGGTGGGCCAACCGCCACACCGGCGGGCTCGACACCTACTGCAAGGGCCGCAAATTCGTGCACGTCGACATCGAGCCTACGCAGATCGGCCGAGTGTTCGCGCCCGACTACGGCATCGTGTCGGATGCCAAGGCCGCTCTGGAACAGTTCGTCGCGATCGCGCGGGAGCGCAAGGCCCGCGGCGCACTCCCGGACCGCTCGGCGTGGGTCGGAGACTGCCAGAACCGCAAGCGCACCATGCAGCGCAAGACCCACTTCGACGAGACTCCGGTGAAGCCGCAGCGCGTCTACGAGGAGATGAACCGCGTCTTCGGGCGGGACACCCGCTACGTCAGCACGATCGGCCTGTCCCAGATAGCCGGCGGCCAGTTCCTGCACGTGTACAAGCCGCGAAACTGGATCAACTGCGGCCAGGCCGGGCCCTTGGGCTGGACCATTCCGGCGACGCTCGGGGTGGTCACCGCAGACCCCGAGGCGACTGTGGTGGCACTGTCGGGCGACTACGACTTCCAGTTCATGATCGAGGAACTCGCCGTCGGCGCTCAGTTCAACCTGCCCTACATCCACGTCGTGGTGAACAACTCCTACCTGGGCCTGATCCGGCAGGCGCAGCGCGCATTCGACATGGACTACTGCGTGCAGCTCGGTTTCGACAACATCAACTCGGAGGAGACCAGTCAGCACGACACGCTGCCCGCGATGCCGAAAGGCTACGGCGTCGACCACGTCAAGGTCGCCGAGGGCCTGGGCTGCAAGGCAATCCGGGTGACCGAGCCAGGTGAGATCGCCGGTGCGCTCGAGCGGGCCGAGATCCTCGCCGGCGAGCACAAGGTGCCGGTGGTCGTCGAGGTCTTCCTGGAGCGGGTCACCAACATCGCGATGGGCACCGAGATCGACAACGTCGCGGAATTCGAGGAACTCGCCGAGACCGCCGAACACGCTCCCACGGCCCTGCTGTTGCTGGACTAG
- a CDS encoding glycerate kinase, which translates to MARVLVAPDKFKGSLTAAEVTDALAYGITAENPAWRVTAAPVADGGDGTVEAAVAAGWEPVTVPTTGPTGRPCSARYAVRGPLAVVELAAAVGLTSLPPGELDPLGASTFGLGTVMRHALDQGAREIIVGVGGSASTDGGAGMLQALGVRIVDADGNEIGPGGAELRRAARVDVSGLHPAAHGTRFQLACDVDNPLLGPRGATAVYAPQKGATAGHLVVLEDAMSRWAHLVHTATGSDHRDTPGAGAAGGTGFAALAVLGATTRPGIETVLDLIDFRRKLAETDIVITGEGSLDAQSLHGKAPIGVAAAATAAGLPVVAVAGRSSLHAAQLRRAGISRAYTLAELEPDPHASMVNAAELLRRIGRAIAASAGLVTTSPQGEQ; encoded by the coding sequence GTGGCACGAGTACTCGTCGCGCCCGACAAATTCAAGGGCTCGTTGACGGCCGCGGAGGTCACCGACGCGCTCGCGTACGGAATCACGGCGGAAAACCCGGCCTGGCGTGTCACCGCGGCTCCGGTGGCCGACGGGGGAGACGGGACGGTCGAGGCCGCGGTCGCCGCCGGATGGGAACCGGTCACCGTCCCCACCACCGGGCCGACAGGCCGCCCATGCTCTGCCCGGTATGCCGTGCGGGGCCCGCTCGCGGTGGTCGAACTGGCCGCCGCCGTAGGCCTGACATCACTGCCACCCGGTGAGCTGGACCCGCTGGGCGCCAGCACATTCGGCCTCGGAACCGTCATGAGGCATGCGCTCGACCAAGGCGCGCGGGAGATCATCGTCGGCGTCGGCGGGAGCGCATCGACCGACGGCGGCGCCGGGATGCTGCAGGCACTCGGAGTGCGTATCGTCGACGCCGACGGCAACGAGATCGGGCCCGGCGGTGCGGAGCTGCGCCGCGCCGCCCGCGTGGACGTCAGCGGGCTGCACCCGGCGGCTCACGGTACGCGTTTCCAGCTGGCGTGCGACGTCGACAACCCGCTGCTCGGCCCGCGCGGCGCAACCGCGGTGTACGCACCGCAAAAGGGCGCGACGGCAGGGCATCTGGTGGTGCTGGAGGACGCGATGAGCCGCTGGGCACACCTGGTGCACACCGCCACCGGCAGCGACCACAGGGACACGCCCGGCGCCGGAGCGGCCGGAGGAACCGGATTCGCGGCGCTGGCCGTCCTCGGAGCCACGACCCGACCGGGGATCGAAACCGTACTGGACCTCATCGACTTCCGGCGCAAGCTCGCCGAGACCGATATCGTCATCACGGGTGAGGGATCACTGGACGCCCAGAGCCTGCACGGCAAGGCTCCCATCGGAGTGGCTGCCGCGGCCACCGCGGCCGGCCTGCCCGTTGTCGCGGTCGCCGGACGCAGCTCGCTGCACGCCGCACAACTGCGCCGCGCCGGAATTTCCCGGGCATACACGCTCGCCGAGCTCGAGCCCGACCCACACGCATCCATGGTGAATGCCGCAGAGCTGTTGCGCCGGATCGGACGCGCGATCGCAGCGTCGGCCGGCCTCGTCACCACCAGCCCACAAGGAGAACAATGA
- the alc gene encoding allantoicase — protein sequence MSTDFTSLPDLASRALGGSVSAANDELFAQRENLIKPEAPFFDPHEFGHKGKVYDGWETRRRRDEGHDYAIVRLGTAGIIHGIIVDTAYFKGNYPPFVSIEAASIEGYPSIEEVMKADWHTIVAKSPAQGDTPNAYEVTDRHRWTHVRLSIYPDGGVARLRVHGEVVPDPRFLDGTVDLLAAENGGRLVDCSDAFYASPANIILPGRARNMGEGWENSRRRGGGNDFAVFVLAAAGHPRHVEIDTSYYVGNAPGWVRLSGIDTRSADLDDTGAWAELLARTAVQPDTRHRFVLDGADAVTHLRLDVYPDGGLSRLRLFGELDAQARSDARRKWWDGLPASHQALIADQAPSVKEASDV from the coding sequence ATGAGCACCGATTTCACCTCGCTACCCGACCTCGCGTCGCGGGCCTTGGGTGGGAGTGTGTCCGCTGCGAACGACGAGCTGTTCGCGCAGCGGGAAAACCTGATCAAGCCCGAGGCACCGTTCTTCGACCCGCACGAGTTCGGCCACAAGGGCAAGGTGTACGACGGGTGGGAAACCCGCCGCCGGCGCGACGAAGGCCACGACTACGCCATCGTCCGGCTCGGCACCGCGGGGATCATCCACGGAATCATCGTCGACACGGCGTATTTCAAGGGAAACTACCCGCCGTTCGTGTCGATCGAGGCGGCGTCCATCGAGGGCTACCCGTCCATCGAGGAGGTCATGAAGGCGGACTGGCACACGATCGTCGCGAAGTCTCCGGCGCAGGGGGACACACCCAACGCCTACGAGGTGACCGACCGCCACCGGTGGACGCACGTACGCCTCTCGATCTACCCCGACGGCGGTGTCGCACGGCTTCGCGTCCACGGCGAGGTGGTACCGGATCCGCGGTTCCTCGACGGCACCGTGGATCTGCTCGCAGCGGAAAACGGTGGCCGCCTGGTGGATTGCTCGGACGCGTTCTACGCCTCGCCGGCAAACATCATCCTGCCGGGCCGCGCCAGAAACATGGGCGAGGGCTGGGAGAACTCCCGGCGGCGCGGCGGCGGCAACGACTTCGCGGTTTTCGTTCTCGCGGCGGCCGGGCACCCACGTCACGTCGAGATCGACACCAGCTACTACGTCGGCAACGCACCCGGCTGGGTGCGCCTGAGCGGAATCGACACCCGCTCGGCCGATCTCGACGACACCGGCGCCTGGGCCGAGTTGCTGGCGCGCACTGCCGTGCAGCCCGACACCCGGCACCGGTTCGTACTGGACGGCGCAGACGCAGTCACCCACCTGCGACTCGACGTCTACCCGGACGGTGGCTTGTCGAGGCTGCGACTGTTCGGCGAACTCGACGCACAGGCGCGTTCCGATGCCCGCCGAAAGTGGTGGGACGGGCTACCGGCGAGTCATCAGGCCCTGATCGCCGATCAGGCACCGAGCGTGAAGGAAGCATCCGATGTCTGA
- the allB gene encoding allantoinase AllB, producing the protein MSDKLDLVFRAPRVITAAGEVARCVGVRDGRIVTIEPIDAQLDAEQYVDLGDDEVLLPGLVDTHVHVNEPGRTEWEGFASATRAAAAGGVTTIIDMPLNSIPPTVNVEALEVKRRVAANQAYVDVGFWGGAVPGNVPDLRGLHDAGVFGFKCFLLHSGVDEFPPLDPDGLELALKEIASFGAMMIVHAEDAHAIDRAASPRGDNYADFLSSRPRGAENLAIAEVIELSRWTGCRVHILHLSSSDALPMIASARRDGVKLTAETCPHYLSFVSEEIPAGATQFKCCPPIREAANRELLWQGLVDGVIDCVVTDHSPCTADLKRFDIGDFGVAWGGIASLQVSLSAVWSEAKRRGHSLGDVVRWMSENPARQVGLNTKGHIALGYAADFAVFAPEDAFIVDVKKLQHKNPVSAYDRRPLAGVVRSTWLAGKRIDLDEEPRGRLLSRGMA; encoded by the coding sequence ATGTCTGACAAGTTGGACTTGGTTTTTCGTGCGCCCCGCGTGATCACCGCGGCGGGTGAGGTGGCGCGGTGCGTCGGGGTACGGGATGGCCGGATCGTCACCATCGAACCTATCGACGCCCAACTCGATGCCGAGCAGTACGTGGATCTGGGTGACGACGAAGTCCTGCTCCCCGGGCTGGTCGACACGCACGTGCACGTCAACGAACCGGGACGCACCGAATGGGAAGGGTTCGCCAGCGCGACCCGCGCGGCTGCGGCCGGAGGTGTCACCACGATCATCGACATGCCGCTCAACAGCATCCCGCCGACCGTCAACGTCGAAGCGTTGGAGGTGAAGCGGCGGGTGGCGGCCAACCAGGCCTATGTCGACGTCGGCTTCTGGGGCGGCGCGGTGCCCGGCAACGTGCCGGACCTGCGCGGCCTGCACGATGCGGGCGTGTTCGGCTTCAAGTGTTTCCTGCTGCACTCGGGCGTGGACGAGTTTCCGCCGCTCGATCCGGACGGACTCGAACTCGCGCTCAAGGAGATTGCGTCGTTCGGCGCGATGATGATCGTGCATGCCGAAGACGCGCACGCCATCGACCGCGCGGCTTCACCACGGGGCGACAACTACGCCGATTTCCTGTCGTCGCGCCCCCGCGGGGCCGAGAACCTGGCGATCGCCGAGGTGATCGAACTGTCGCGGTGGACGGGTTGCCGCGTGCACATCCTGCATCTGTCGAGTTCTGATGCGTTGCCGATGATCGCCTCGGCTCGCCGCGACGGTGTCAAACTCACCGCCGAGACCTGCCCGCACTATCTCTCGTTCGTCTCCGAAGAGATCCCCGCGGGCGCAACGCAGTTCAAGTGCTGCCCGCCCATCCGGGAAGCGGCGAACCGGGAGCTGTTGTGGCAAGGCCTGGTTGACGGCGTGATCGACTGTGTCGTGACCGACCATTCGCCGTGCACCGCCGACCTCAAGCGGTTCGACATCGGCGACTTCGGGGTCGCGTGGGGTGGCATCGCCTCGTTGCAGGTCTCGCTTTCGGCGGTCTGGTCGGAGGCCAAACGCCGCGGTCACAGCCTGGGCGACGTGGTCCGATGGATGTCGGAGAACCCGGCCCGCCAGGTCGGGCTGAACACCAAGGGCCACATCGCGCTCGGATATGCGGCCGACTTCGCGGTGTTCGCTCCCGAGGACGCGTTCATAGTCGACGTCAAGAAACTGCAACACAAGAACCCCGTCTCCGCCTATGACCGGCGCCCGCTCGCCGGGGTGGTGCGCAGTACCTGGCTGGCAGGCAAGCGGATCGATCTCGATGAGGAGCCGCGCGGACGCCTGCTCAGCAGGGGAATGGCGTAG